Proteins found in one Vallitalea guaymasensis genomic segment:
- the purC gene encoding phosphoribosylaminoimidazolesuccinocarboxamide synthase, translating to MKKTELLYEGKAKKVFKTDDENMLIVSYKDDATAFNGVKKGSIQDKGSINNRVSNYLMGLLEKKGIPTHIVEEINDRETVVKKVQIVPLEVIVRNIAAGSLSKRLGLEEGTKLDKTVLEYCYKKDELGDPMVNDFHIYALSLATKEELDKISEMSFKINEILSEYFDSINIELIDFKLEFGRTADGTVILADEISPDTCRYWDKTTGEKLDKDRFRRDLGNVEGAYQEILKRTLGDS from the coding sequence ATGAAGAAAACAGAATTATTATATGAAGGTAAAGCGAAAAAGGTATTTAAAACTGATGATGAGAACATGTTAATAGTATCTTATAAAGATGATGCTACAGCATTTAATGGTGTCAAAAAAGGTTCAATACAAGATAAAGGAAGCATTAATAACAGAGTTTCTAATTACTTGATGGGATTACTTGAGAAAAAGGGTATACCTACTCATATTGTAGAAGAGATAAATGATCGTGAAACAGTAGTTAAAAAAGTACAGATTGTGCCTCTAGAGGTTATTGTCAGAAATATAGCAGCTGGAAGCTTAAGTAAGAGATTAGGACTTGAAGAAGGTACTAAGCTTGATAAAACAGTACTTGAATATTGTTATAAGAAGGATGAACTTGGTGATCCTATGGTTAATGATTTCCATATATATGCTCTTTCATTAGCTACGAAAGAAGAACTCGATAAGATTTCTGAAATGTCATTTAAAATTAACGAGATACTTTCAGAATATTTTGATTCAATTAATATAGAGCTAATTGATTTTAAACTAGAATTTGGTAGAACTGCTGATGGAACAGTTATCTTAGCAGATGAGATTTCACCAGATACATGTCGTTACTGGGATAAGACTACAGGAGAAAAACTTGATAAAGACCGTTTTAGAAGAGACCTTGGTAATGTAGAGGGTGCTTATCAAGAAATATTGAAAAGAACTTTAGGGGATTCCTAA
- the purF gene encoding amidophosphoribosyltransferase: MFDDKLKEECGVFGVYNNNEFDTSRLTYYGLFALQHRGQESAGIAVNNKGTILYRKEMGMVSEIFDDVVLDYLKGHSAIGHVRYSTTGESYAENAQPLVIKYTKGHMAIAHNGNITNASKIKKELEEQGTIFQTTSDTEVIAALLSRIRIKYSAIEDALREVMTIIKGAYSLLIMTPNKLIAVRDPLGMRPLVIGKKEDSYVFSSESCAFDSLGIKFIRDVEPGEMIVVNNEGIKSIQTEVPKKSASCIFEYIYFARPDSIMDGIEVYSARYKAGIELAKEHPVDADVVVGVPDSGLAAAHGFAHASGIKYVGGFMKNRYVGRTFIQPSQEMRELGVHMKLNPIRSQIEGKRVVMIDDSLVRGTTSKKIVNLLKAAGATEVHVRISSPPVKHSCYFGIDTPERKNLIAGNMSIDGIKDLIGADSLGYISNEGLLSTCKDGKRDYCMACFNGKYPMDVDDEEEK; encoded by the coding sequence ATGTTTGATGATAAATTAAAGGAAGAATGTGGTGTGTTTGGAGTTTATAATAATAATGAATTTGATACTTCGAGACTAACTTATTATGGACTTTTTGCACTTCAACATAGAGGTCAAGAAAGTGCGGGTATAGCGGTTAATAATAAGGGGACTATCTTGTATAGAAAAGAAATGGGAATGGTATCAGAGATATTTGATGATGTAGTTCTTGACTATCTGAAAGGGCATTCGGCTATAGGTCATGTGAGATATTCAACAACTGGTGAGAGTTATGCAGAGAATGCACAGCCTTTAGTTATAAAGTACACAAAGGGGCATATGGCTATTGCGCACAATGGGAACATAACCAATGCTAGTAAGATAAAAAAAGAGTTAGAAGAACAGGGGACCATATTTCAAACCACATCGGATACAGAAGTGATAGCTGCGTTATTATCTCGAATTCGAATCAAGTATAGTGCTATTGAAGATGCATTAAGAGAAGTAATGACTATTATAAAAGGAGCTTATTCATTGCTTATAATGACTCCTAATAAACTTATTGCTGTAAGAGATCCATTGGGAATGAGACCACTTGTTATTGGAAAGAAAGAAGATTCATATGTGTTCTCATCTGAATCCTGTGCTTTTGATTCTCTTGGTATAAAATTCATTAGGGATGTAGAGCCAGGAGAGATGATTGTAGTTAATAATGAAGGAATAAAATCAATTCAAACAGAAGTTCCTAAGAAATCGGCTTCTTGTATATTTGAATATATATATTTTGCAAGACCAGATAGTATTATGGATGGTATAGAAGTGTATAGTGCTAGATACAAAGCAGGGATTGAATTAGCTAAAGAACATCCAGTAGATGCGGATGTGGTAGTTGGTGTGCCTGACTCTGGACTTGCTGCGGCTCATGGTTTTGCTCATGCTTCAGGAATTAAATATGTTGGCGGATTCATGAAAAATAGATATGTAGGAAGAACATTCATTCAGCCAAGTCAAGAGATGAGAGAATTAGGGGTACACATGAAATTAAATCCTATAAGAAGTCAGATTGAAGGTAAAAGAGTTGTTATGATAGATGATTCTCTTGTTAGAGGAACGACTAGTAAGAAGATTGTTAATCTATTAAAAGCGGCTGGAGCGACAGAAGTTCATGTTCGTATCAGTTCACCTCCAGTTAAGCATTCTTGTTATTTTGGAATTGATACTCCTGAGAGGAAGAATCTGATAGCTGGTAATATGTCTATAGATGGAATAAAAGATTTGATTGGAGCAGATAGTTTAGGATATATAAGTAATGAAGGTTTGCTTAGTACATGTAAAGACGGAAAAAGAGATTATTGTATGGCATGCTTTAATGGTAAATATCCAATGGATGTTGATGATGAGGAGGAAAAATGA
- the purM gene encoding phosphoribosylformylglycinamidine cyclo-ligase, with amino-acid sequence MDYKASGVDVEAGYKAVELMKKHVKTTFTEGVVTDLGGFGGLFSLAKHKMEEPVLVSGTDGVGTKLKVAFLTDKHNTVGIDLVAMCVNDIICAGAEPLFFLDYIACGKNIPEKIADIVSGVAEGCRQSGAALIGGETAEMPGFYPENEYDMAGFAVGIVDKSKVIDGSKIEDGDVLLGLPSSGIHSNGYSLVRKLFNPTKEKLEEYVEELGCTLGEELIKPTKIYVKQIRELKDRVTIKSISHITGGGFIENIPRALKDGYSAKINKGTWPVHNIFNLMQKLGEMEERSIYNTFNMGIGMVLILNKDEAEKAIDILESIGEKGYVIGSVEKGDKGVIIC; translated from the coding sequence GTGGATTATAAAGCTTCTGGAGTAGACGTTGAAGCAGGATATAAAGCAGTGGAATTAATGAAAAAACATGTCAAGACCACTTTTACAGAAGGTGTTGTAACGGACCTTGGGGGATTCGGAGGTTTATTTTCATTAGCTAAACATAAAATGGAAGAACCTGTTCTAGTATCAGGTACAGACGGTGTTGGAACTAAATTGAAAGTTGCATTTTTAACGGATAAACATAACACTGTAGGTATAGACTTAGTAGCCATGTGTGTTAACGACATCATATGTGCTGGTGCGGAACCACTTTTCTTCTTGGATTATATAGCTTGTGGCAAGAATATACCAGAAAAGATAGCTGATATCGTAAGTGGTGTGGCTGAAGGCTGTAGACAATCCGGAGCGGCTCTTATTGGTGGAGAAACTGCTGAGATGCCAGGATTTTATCCTGAAAATGAATATGATATGGCTGGTTTTGCTGTTGGTATCGTTGATAAGAGTAAGGTTATTGATGGTTCCAAGATTGAAGATGGAGATGTACTTCTAGGTCTACCGTCATCAGGAATTCATAGTAACGGTTATTCTCTTGTTAGAAAACTATTTAATCCTACTAAGGAGAAGTTGGAAGAATATGTAGAAGAATTAGGCTGTACCCTAGGAGAAGAGTTGATTAAGCCTACTAAGATATATGTAAAACAAATCAGGGAATTAAAAGATAGAGTAACAATAAAATCAATCAGTCATATTACTGGTGGAGGTTTTATTGAAAATATTCCTAGAGCATTAAAAGATGGGTATAGTGCTAAGATAAATAAAGGTACTTGGCCTGTTCACAATATATTTAACTTGATGCAGAAGCTAGGTGAAATGGAAGAAAGAAGTATCTATAATACTTTTAACATGGGTATTGGTATGGTTCTTATCCTTAATAAAGATGAAGCAGAAAAAGCAATAGATATTTTGGAATCTATAGGTGAAAAGGGTTATGTGATCGGTTCGGTTGAAAAAGGTGACAAAGGGGTAATTATATGCTAA
- the purN gene encoding phosphoribosylglycinamide formyltransferase: MLRIGILVSGGGTNLQAIIDRIRDGSISDTEIVSVVSNKENAYALERIKKYNIPGKCIKPRDYGSRQEFCIALRDHFLSLDVDLIVLAGYLVVLSEEFVKAFPNKIMNIHPSLIPSFCGDGYYGLKVHQGVIDRGIKVTGATVHFVDEGTDTGPIILQKAVDVRADDTPEILQRRVMEEAEWVIYPEAIKLYAQGKINVQGNKVIIGE; the protein is encoded by the coding sequence ATGCTAAGAATAGGAATTCTTGTTTCTGGCGGGGGAACTAATTTACAGGCTATAATTGATAGAATTAGGGATGGTAGTATATCTGATACGGAAATAGTTTCTGTAGTAAGCAACAAAGAGAATGCATATGCTTTGGAACGAATAAAAAAATATAATATTCCAGGTAAGTGCATTAAACCAAGAGACTATGGGTCAAGACAAGAATTTTGTATTGCCCTTAGAGATCATTTTTTATCTCTAGATGTTGATTTGATAGTTCTTGCAGGTTACTTGGTAGTATTGTCAGAGGAATTTGTAAAAGCATTCCCTAATAAAATTATGAATATTCATCCTTCATTAATACCATCATTCTGTGGTGATGGGTACTATGGACTTAAAGTGCATCAGGGGGTAATTGATCGTGGGATTAAGGTAACAGGTGCTACAGTCCATTTTGTTGATGAAGGTACTGATACAGGTCCTATCATATTACAAAAAGCTGTTGATGTTAGAGCGGATGATACACCAGAGATTCTACAGCGAAGAGTAATGGAGGAAGCTGAATGGGTAATATATCCAGAAGCTATAAAATTATATGCGCAAGGTAAGATTAATGTACAAGGTAATAAGGTAATAATAGGTGAATAA
- the purD gene encoding phosphoribosylamine--glycine ligase — MNILVIGSGGREHAIIWKLSQSKRVDKIYCAPGNAGISELAECVDISATNIKGLLDFALSNPVDLTVVGMDDPLMLGVVDAFENKGLKIFGPKQNAAIIEGSKIFSKDLMKKYNIPTAGYVVIDNVDSANDYIKKCDYPIVIKADGLALGKGVLICSTYEEAQEAVDTIMVDKKFGDAGDKIVIEEFLTGPEVSVLSFCDGENIIPMVSAQDHKRAFDGDEGLNTGGMGTFSPSKYYTDEIHKECIETIYEPSLKAMKSEGRPFTGIMFFGLMLTEKGPKLLEYNARFGDPEAQVVLPRLQTDLVDIFEYAIEGKLNEIDVKWDDKAAVCVILASGGYPVKYEKGYEIKGLQAQKNKDDVIVFHAGTKKVDDKIITNGGRVLGLTAIGKDIDEARDIAYKTVEEVDFTNKHFRKDIGIK, encoded by the coding sequence ATGAATATACTTGTAATTGGTAGCGGCGGAAGAGAACATGCTATTATATGGAAATTATCTCAGAGTAAAAGAGTGGATAAAATCTATTGTGCGCCTGGTAATGCAGGAATTTCAGAATTGGCGGAATGTGTAGATATCTCAGCAACAAACATCAAAGGACTATTAGATTTTGCACTGAGCAATCCAGTAGATTTAACAGTAGTTGGTATGGATGACCCTCTTATGTTAGGAGTTGTAGATGCATTTGAAAACAAAGGACTTAAGATATTTGGTCCAAAACAAAATGCCGCTATTATAGAAGGAAGCAAAATATTTTCAAAAGACCTTATGAAAAAATATAATATTCCTACAGCAGGATATGTTGTTATAGATAATGTGGATTCTGCAAATGATTACATCAAAAAATGTGATTATCCAATAGTCATAAAAGCAGATGGACTTGCTCTTGGAAAAGGTGTTTTGATATGTTCTACATATGAAGAGGCACAAGAGGCAGTGGATACAATCATGGTGGATAAGAAATTCGGTGATGCTGGAGATAAGATTGTCATAGAAGAATTCTTGACTGGACCAGAAGTATCGGTTTTATCTTTTTGTGATGGAGAGAATATCATTCCAATGGTTAGTGCTCAGGACCATAAGAGAGCCTTTGATGGAGATGAAGGCTTGAATACTGGTGGGATGGGAACTTTTTCACCAAGTAAATATTATACAGATGAGATACATAAAGAATGTATAGAAACAATATATGAACCTTCATTGAAGGCTATGAAAAGCGAAGGAAGACCTTTCACAGGGATAATGTTCTTTGGGTTGATGCTTACAGAAAAAGGACCTAAGTTACTTGAATATAATGCTAGATTTGGTGATCCAGAAGCACAAGTTGTATTGCCTAGACTTCAAACAGATTTGGTGGATATTTTTGAATATGCTATTGAAGGAAAATTGAATGAGATAGATGTAAAATGGGATGATAAAGCGGCTGTTTGTGTAATTTTGGCTTCTGGAGGTTATCCTGTAAAATATGAAAAAGGATATGAGATAAAAGGTCTACAGGCACAGAAAAACAAAGATGATGTAATCGTTTTTCATGCAGGAACTAAAAAAGTTGATGATAAAATAATTACTAATGGCGGTAGAGTACTTGGATTGACAGCTATCGGTAAAGATATAGATGAAGCTAGAGATATTGCTTATAAGACAGTAGAAGAAGTTGATTTTACTAATAAGCATTTTAGAAAAGATATAGGGATAAAGTAG